A part of Candidatus Methanoperedens sp. genomic DNA contains:
- the gatB gene encoding Asp-tRNA(Asn)/Glu-tRNA(Gln) amidotransferase subunit GatB, whose protein sequence is MYENPDGVMIGLEVHVQLNKLKTKVFCGCSTDYHNDPPNSHVCPVCLGLPGSLPVINKKAVEAAIKIGLALNCRVEEHTQFYRKNYYYPDLPKGFQITQYDFPISSGGYIMIEGEDGEHRVGITRAHMEEDPGRLVHEGTIDKSKYTLIDYNRSGMALIEIVSEPDMRSPKEARRYLDKLRNILEYLDIFDGDLEGALRVDANISIMGGQRAEIKNISSHKGAERALLFEIVRQKNVLRRGGVVVQETRHFDEAREITLSMRSKEEAHDYRYFPEPDLVPLKISGWAPAIKATLPELPDARRMRFVEQYGITDDHAKALTSELKLAIFYEDVAKKTDPKKAAVWICDVLKGELNYRDLTIEAFKKEHMLSVIELLASKKITEDGAVDIIRTLLDKGGSPDEIVKEKGLLKVEGDIVATAAEEAIKENPQAVADFKAGKEKALNSLVGAVMKKTKGRADARAAREVLLGKLNSE, encoded by the coding sequence ATGTACGAGAATCCTGACGGCGTGATGATAGGGCTTGAAGTACATGTGCAACTGAATAAGCTAAAGACTAAGGTTTTCTGCGGATGCAGTACCGATTATCACAACGATCCGCCAAATTCGCATGTATGCCCTGTGTGCCTCGGACTTCCGGGATCGCTGCCTGTGATAAACAAGAAAGCAGTTGAAGCAGCCATAAAAATCGGGCTTGCCCTTAATTGCAGGGTAGAAGAGCATACGCAATTTTACAGGAAGAACTACTATTATCCTGATCTTCCCAAAGGTTTCCAGATAACGCAATATGATTTCCCGATTTCAAGCGGGGGCTACATAATGATCGAAGGTGAAGATGGAGAGCACAGGGTTGGGATTACAAGGGCTCACATGGAAGAAGACCCTGGCCGGCTTGTGCATGAGGGCACGATCGACAAATCAAAATATACGCTTATCGATTACAACCGTTCAGGGATGGCGCTGATCGAGATAGTAAGCGAACCTGATATGCGAAGCCCGAAAGAGGCTCGCCGGTATCTTGATAAATTGAGGAATATCCTTGAATATCTTGATATTTTTGACGGGGATCTTGAAGGTGCACTCAGGGTTGACGCCAACATTTCCATTATGGGCGGACAGCGCGCCGAGATAAAGAACATCTCATCGCATAAGGGAGCAGAACGCGCGCTCCTGTTTGAGATAGTGCGACAGAAGAACGTGCTCAGGAGGGGCGGCGTGGTAGTCCAGGAAACGCGCCACTTTGATGAAGCGCGCGAGATCACGCTTTCCATGCGTTCCAAGGAAGAAGCACATGATTACCGATATTTCCCCGAACCCGACCTTGTACCGCTTAAGATATCAGGCTGGGCGCCAGCTATCAAGGCAACGCTGCCAGAGCTTCCGGATGCTAGAAGAATGAGATTTGTGGAGCAATACGGCATCACTGATGACCATGCCAAGGCGCTCACATCGGAATTGAAGCTTGCAATATTTTATGAAGATGTCGCGAAAAAAACTGATCCAAAGAAAGCGGCGGTCTGGATATGCGATGTACTTAAAGGTGAATTGAACTACCGCGACCTCACAATCGAGGCTTTCAAGAAGGAGCATATGTTATCGGTTATCGAACTTCTTGCGAGCAAGAAAATAACAGAGGACGGCGCTGTTGATATAATCAGGACGCTGCTGGATAAAGGCGGCTCGCCTGATGAGATTGTTAAAGAGAAGGGACTCCTTAAAGTGGAAGGGGATATCGTGGCAACAGCAGCAGAAGAAGCGATCAAAGAAAATCCACAGGCTGTGGCTGATTTCAAAGCCGGGAAGGAGAAGGCGCTCAACTCGCTTGTCGGGGCGGTCATGAAGAAAACGAAAGGCAGGGCGGATGCGAGGGCGGCGAGGGAAGTGCTGCTTGGAAAGCTAAATTCTGAATAA
- a CDS encoding HEPN domain-containing protein: protein MFEFSKIASAFLTESELDLKSAKLLFENGIYSRAIYFAHQSSEKAIKSCLAIRNIISGEHKVTAFFEKEFSNDFDKKVFSEILKYSRELEIQGIKSRYPLFSRPDKPIWIPSGEYIEDDAREAIKKADFILNSLMEFIVSNLGNYPD from the coding sequence ATGTTTGAATTCTCAAAAATAGCCAGTGCATTCCTTACAGAATCAGAACTTGATTTGAAGTCAGCAAAACTCCTATTTGAAAATGGAATTTATAGCAGGGCGATATATTTTGCTCATCAATCATCAGAGAAAGCGATAAAATCCTGCCTTGCTATCAGGAATATCATTTCAGGGGAACACAAGGTGACTGCATTTTTTGAAAAGGAATTCAGTAATGATTTCGATAAAAAAGTTTTTTCTGAAATTTTAAAGTATTCAAGGGAACTTGAGATCCAGGGAATAAAATCTAGATATCCTCTTTTTTCACGTCCCGATAAACCGATATGGATTCCATCCGGAGAATATATTGAGGATGATGCAAGAGAGGCAATCAAAAAAGCTGATTTTATATTGAATTCATTGATGGAGTTTATAGTTTCTAATCTGGGGAATTATCCTGACTAA
- the gatC gene encoding Asp-tRNA(Asn)/Glu-tRNA(Gln) amidotransferase subunit GatC, with amino-acid sequence MITKKDLEHIGWLSRLELSEEDKEKYTPKLNSVLDYFGELDKADTEGVEPSYHVMPMSNVFREDVPAPSLSQEEALSNAPKSQDGFIKAPRMM; translated from the coding sequence ATGATCACTAAAAAAGACCTTGAGCATATCGGGTGGCTTTCGCGCCTTGAATTAAGCGAAGAAGACAAGGAAAAATATACACCAAAGCTCAATTCTGTTCTTGATTATTTCGGGGAGCTTGATAAAGCTGATACCGAAGGTGTGGAACCTTCATATCATGTAATGCCCATGAGCAATGTTTTCAGGGAAGATGTTCCCGCACCATCGTTGTCGCAGGAAGAAGCGCTTTCCAATGCCCCGAAATCCCAGGATGGGTTCATCAAGGCTCCAAGGATGATGTAA
- a CDS encoding FAD-dependent oxidoreductase has protein sequence MKTAILGGGLTGITLARLLREKGEEVTVLEREQVFGGLCRSVIDSGFTFDTGGSHIIFSRDAEVLTFMNDSLGENSQRNIRNTKIFYKGQYIKYPFENGLNQLPKDDLFFCINEFIKTLIAIEKGELPPPGNFREWIIHTFGKGIAELYLIPYNEKIWKFPAEQMSLHWVEGRIPSPPVEDVIKSAIGIETEGYTHQSVFTYPINGGIEALVRSIASPIEKSIRTGFNVSSVRKEGDKYLISDGDNIIIADRCISTIPLQRLLESLENVPHTVQKCCNDLKYNSVACVFTGVRGKLPNISWMYVPDKDPGLFNRISFPSNYSHGVAPAGHSAILAEITYHEGDDVSKMSDRKIIDHVINALNNMNIIKDREDIVYTALKRQRFAYVIYDLDYKKNIAIVKEFCKKLGIGLVGRFSEFEYLNMDGCIRNAINYVRNYEG, from the coding sequence GTGAAAACAGCAATATTAGGTGGTGGTCTTACAGGTATCACTCTTGCCCGCCTCCTTCGTGAAAAAGGTGAAGAGGTGACGGTTCTTGAGCGGGAACAGGTTTTTGGGGGATTATGCCGCTCCGTGATCGATTCCGGGTTCACTTTTGATACAGGGGGATCGCACATCATTTTCAGCCGTGATGCAGAAGTTCTCACATTCATGAATGATTCACTCGGAGAGAACAGCCAGCGCAATATACGCAATACAAAAATATTCTATAAAGGACAATATATCAAATATCCCTTTGAAAACGGGTTGAACCAGCTTCCAAAGGATGATCTCTTTTTCTGTATCAATGAATTTATTAAAACCCTGATCGCCATTGAAAAAGGCGAACTTCCTCCCCCCGGGAATTTTCGTGAATGGATCATCCATACCTTCGGGAAAGGCATTGCTGAACTGTACCTGATCCCGTATAATGAAAAGATCTGGAAATTCCCGGCAGAGCAGATGTCACTGCATTGGGTTGAAGGGCGCATTCCCAGCCCCCCGGTGGAGGATGTCATAAAATCCGCTATCGGGATAGAAACCGAAGGATATACGCACCAGTCCGTTTTCACCTACCCCATAAATGGCGGGATCGAGGCGCTGGTAAGATCAATTGCATCGCCGATTGAAAAGAGCATACGCACTGGCTTTAACGTATCTTCAGTCAGGAAAGAAGGAGATAAGTATTTAATAAGTGATGGCGATAATATTATTATTGCAGACCGCTGCATATCTACGATCCCTTTACAGAGGCTCCTGGAAAGTCTTGAAAATGTTCCGCATACAGTTCAAAAATGCTGTAATGATCTCAAGTACAACTCGGTAGCCTGTGTTTTTACCGGGGTGCGGGGAAAGCTTCCGAATATCTCATGGATGTATGTTCCTGATAAAGACCCTGGGCTGTTTAACAGGATATCATTTCCATCAAATTACAGCCATGGCGTGGCGCCAGCGGGACATTCGGCGATACTTGCAGAGATAACGTATCATGAAGGGGATGATGTGTCAAAAATGTCTGACCGGAAGATAATTGACCATGTAATTAATGCACTTAATAATATGAATATCATTAAAGATAGGGAGGATATAGTATATACTGCCCTTAAGCGGCAAAGATTTGCGTATGTTATCTATGACCTGGATTATAAGAAAAATATCGCCATCGTAAAAGAGTTTTGCAAAAAACTCGGTATAGGACTCGTGGGACGTTTTTCGGAATTTGAATATCTTAATATGGATGGTTGTATCAGAAATGCGATTAATTATGTGAGGAATTATGAGGGTTAA
- a CDS encoding nucleotidyltransferase domain-containing protein — MISQFQDEDETLQMFINSSKKVFGNNLKAIVLFGSRASGMARKYSDYDLLIIAEKLPSDWRKRDNLVLELDQHGISDILLYTENEMEDAINSVNPIMMNIFDHPIKILHGKSCIDRLFHLFSKNISGNILKLGTNTWKITGEINV, encoded by the coding sequence ATGATATCGCAATTTCAAGATGAAGATGAGACATTACAAATGTTCATAAATAGTTCTAAAAAGGTATTCGGTAATAACCTTAAGGCAATTGTTCTATTTGGTTCCCGCGCCAGCGGAATGGCAAGAAAATATTCTGATTATGATTTACTTATTATTGCTGAAAAACTTCCTTCAGACTGGCGCAAGCGTGATAATTTAGTTCTGGAACTCGATCAACACGGTATTTCTGACATACTTCTCTACACTGAAAATGAAATGGAAGATGCAATAAATTCCGTAAATCCAATAATGATGAACATTTTTGATCACCCTATTAAAATATTACACGGAAAATCTTGTATTGATAGATTATTTCATTTATTTTCAAAAAATATTAGCGGGAACATTCTCAAATTAGGAACGAATACATGGAAAATTACTGGTGAAATTAATGTTTGA
- a CDS encoding glycosyltransferase family 4 protein codes for MRVNIFAEDFLNLKYLGCGTAAKTLYRQLASMPDMEVSWNSRGRDFDIVHYHTFGPLALLSRRYSQGVKILTAHITPRLNEGGLAFSKYINYYYPYSYRKFDHIITLIDGYRHEVEEMAPHIPTTTIPNGVDRNYFKRDEGKRKSFRERYKIPDGKKVVLSVGQQTPRKGIYDFLELSKMYPEMHWVWVGGFPAGPFSKDRFKIEWMKKKCQDNVIFTGFIPDIAEAYSGADVFLMPSYSEMFVLVILEALSCSLPVVARGIPEFKEIFGGAVQFFNNVAEAGERIADDESLKHYSPRSRDFTEQYDIKKVARMHCDLYRKLIKS; via the coding sequence ATGAGGGTTAATATTTTTGCTGAAGATTTCCTGAATTTAAAGTATCTGGGATGCGGGACCGCCGCAAAAACGCTGTACAGGCAGTTGGCCAGTATGCCGGATATGGAAGTGTCATGGAACTCCAGAGGCCGGGATTTTGATATAGTCCATTATCATACTTTCGGCCCCCTGGCGCTTTTGAGCCGGCGGTACTCACAGGGAGTAAAGATACTGACTGCGCATATCACTCCCCGCCTTAATGAAGGGGGCCTGGCCTTCAGCAAGTACATCAATTATTATTATCCATACAGTTATCGAAAATTTGATCATATAATAACCTTGATTGACGGGTACAGGCACGAAGTGGAGGAAATGGCTCCTCACATTCCTACCACAACGATCCCTAACGGGGTTGACAGGAATTATTTCAAAAGGGATGAAGGCAAGCGAAAAAGCTTCAGGGAACGATATAAAATACCTGACGGCAAAAAGGTAGTGCTTTCTGTAGGCCAGCAGACACCGCGCAAGGGAATATATGATTTTTTAGAGTTGTCAAAAATGTATCCTGAGATGCACTGGGTATGGGTTGGAGGGTTTCCTGCAGGGCCATTTTCAAAAGACCGCTTCAAGATAGAGTGGATGAAAAAAAAATGCCAGGATAACGTAATATTCACGGGATTCATTCCTGATATTGCGGAAGCTTATAGCGGCGCCGATGTATTTTTAATGCCCTCGTATTCTGAGATGTTTGTGCTGGTGATCCTGGAAGCTCTCTCCTGTAGCCTTCCCGTGGTTGCCCGCGGGATACCGGAATTCAAAGAAATTTTTGGAGGGGCGGTCCAGTTCTTTAATAATGTTGCAGAGGCCGGGGAGCGGATTGCAGACGATGAATCATTAAAACACTATTCTCCTCGCTCACGCGACTTTACCGAGCAGTATGATATTAAAAAAGTTGCCCGGATGCATTGCGATCTTTACAGGAAACTGATAAAATCATGA
- the gatA gene encoding Asp-tRNA(Asn)/Glu-tRNA(Gln) amidotransferase subunit GatA, with translation MASINELIERIHADSSEEIVAEYLEKIEKSKLNAFITVARESALLRAKEIDLQGHDGPLAGIPVAIKDNISTKGIATTCASKILTGYIPPYDAHVIEKLKEAGAIIIGKANMDEFAMGSSTETSFYGPTLNPWDTTRVPGGSSGGSAAAVAGGEAPLSLGSDTGGSVRCPASFCGVVGLKPTYGVISRYGLISYANSLEQIGPFATSVRDVATLFDVIAGHDPRDSTSVDRETNYSSALVNDVKGLKIGVPEEYFGEGTDKNVEKSVRDAINTLEGLGATSVEVKMPHTKYALSAYYIIAMSEASSNLARFDGMRYGLRTEDSDWHTTFSQVRAAGFGDEVKRRILLGTYALSAGYHDKYYLKALKIRTLIKQDFERAFRDTDVLIAPTMPYPAFKLGEKIDDPISLYLADVDTVPINLAGVPSISLPCGFSGHLPIGMQVIGKHFDEAAILRTAYTFEENTDFHTKHPEGS, from the coding sequence ATGGCATCTATCAATGAACTCATAGAAAGGATTCATGCCGATTCCTCTGAAGAAATCGTTGCTGAATATCTGGAGAAGATCGAAAAGAGCAAATTGAATGCTTTTATAACAGTAGCAAGAGAAAGCGCACTTTTACGTGCAAAGGAGATAGATTTACAGGGGCATGACGGGCCGCTTGCCGGGATACCAGTAGCGATAAAAGACAATATTTCGACAAAAGGTATTGCGACCACATGCGCCTCAAAGATACTTACAGGTTACATCCCACCATATGATGCCCATGTTATTGAAAAACTAAAGGAAGCGGGTGCGATCATCATCGGGAAGGCGAACATGGACGAATTCGCAATGGGTTCATCCACAGAAACAAGCTTCTACGGACCTACCCTTAATCCATGGGACACGACAAGAGTCCCTGGCGGCTCATCGGGCGGAAGCGCAGCAGCAGTGGCAGGAGGCGAAGCGCCGCTTTCCCTTGGTTCGGATACTGGCGGATCAGTCCGCTGCCCGGCGTCTTTTTGCGGCGTTGTGGGATTAAAACCGACTTACGGGGTTATATCCCGCTACGGACTTATTTCATATGCCAATTCGCTTGAGCAGATAGGACCATTTGCAACAAGCGTTCGTGATGTTGCGACACTTTTTGATGTAATTGCGGGCCACGATCCCCGTGATTCCACATCAGTTGACAGGGAAACAAATTATTCATCAGCCCTTGTTAACGACGTGAAGGGATTGAAGATTGGAGTTCCTGAAGAATATTTCGGGGAAGGTACCGATAAGAATGTGGAAAAATCGGTAAGGGATGCCATCAATACACTTGAAGGACTTGGGGCGACCAGTGTTGAGGTCAAGATGCCGCATACAAAATATGCACTTTCTGCTTACTATATAATTGCAATGAGCGAAGCATCATCCAACCTTGCCAGGTTTGATGGGATGAGATATGGGCTTCGAACCGAGGATTCTGACTGGCATACGACATTCTCGCAGGTAAGGGCAGCAGGGTTTGGCGATGAGGTCAAGAGGCGCATCCTGCTGGGAACGTACGCTCTTTCTGCAGGGTATCATGATAAATATTACTTAAAAGCCCTGAAGATCAGGACTCTTATAAAACAGGACTTTGAGCGCGCATTCAGGGATACGGACGTCCTTATTGCACCAACGATGCCATATCCGGCATTCAAGCTCGGTGAGAAGATCGATGACCCGATATCGCTTTATCTTGCAGATGTTGATACTGTGCCAATTAATCTTGCGGGTGTTCCTTCCATATCATTGCCATGCGGCTTTTCAGGGCATCTGCCTATCGGGATGCAGGTGATAGGGAAGCATTTTGATGAAGCCGCGATTTTGCGCACAGCTTATACTTTTGAAGAAAATACGGATTTCCACACGAAGCACCCGGAGGGATCGTAA
- a CDS encoding chorismate lyase, with product MCAGTDGSVTGLLEVLTGKSVKVETISQRVIKATKEIARLLDIETGDDVNDRLVTLKVDDIVYVLAKSLAPVKRMPEAVRADLMRADIPIGKILREHKLETRRDILKMEIVHRDFFGELPVLSREYKIIYENAVLMWINECFPVDERWKI from the coding sequence ATATGCGCAGGCACGGATGGCTCTGTCACCGGGCTTCTTGAGGTGCTTACTGGAAAAAGCGTAAAAGTTGAAACGATTTCCCAGCGTGTTATTAAGGCAACAAAGGAAATTGCAAGGCTTCTTGATATAGAAACAGGAGATGATGTCAATGATCGTCTTGTTACACTGAAGGTCGATGATATCGTTTATGTCCTAGCAAAATCCCTGGCGCCTGTTAAAAGGATGCCGGAAGCTGTAAGGGCCGACCTGATGCGGGCTGATATTCCCATAGGGAAGATATTGCGTGAGCATAAACTTGAAACCAGGCGCGATATTCTTAAAATGGAAATCGTGCACAGGGATTTTTTCGGGGAGCTGCCCGTTCTTTCAAGGGAATATAAGATAATCTATGAAAACGCTGTGCTGATGTGGATAAATGAATGTTTTCCTGTAGATGAACGATGGAAAATATGA